DNA from Thermoplasmatales archaeon:
AGAGAAAAAATAAACGGGATTGGAGGAGTTATATTGAGGAGCAAGGATGGAAAGAAGGAAATAGATTTGACATTTGACTTCTTGATAGAAAAGAATAGGGAAAATATAAGAATAAAGATAGCAAAGAAGTTATTTGGTGAAAAATGATTCTTGAGCTATTTATAGCAATATTGGGCATCAGCATCGCTATAAGTTTATTTCCTTCTCTTTTCGTTCTTGCAAAATTTTCATATGCAAATGCAAAATTTAGTGCAATTGAACCAGTTTTTTTAAAGGAAAGAGAAATTGAAAGATTGCTTGGTTGCAAAAATGTTGAAGAATTTAAAAATAGCATTGTGAGCAAAGATTTTATTTTATATGGAGAAAATGCGAGAGAGATTCAAGAAAGCATTGATGAAAGCTACCTTAAAATAATAATTATGGCAATGAATGATTCTCCTAAAAGTGTCAGAAAATTCTACAGGATATGGCTTAAAAGAGCGGAAATAGAAAAGCTTAAATACGCTATTAGGAAAAAGATGGGTGGAGAGGAATTTGAAGTAAAGGTTTTTGATGAAGAAATAAAGGAAATTATAGAAGATTTAAAAAAAGGAGAAGGAGAAAAATTAAAAAATGTTTTTAATGTTTCTCTTGAAATGCCTTTTGAGGAGATAGAGAGGGAAATAGATAAAAAAATTATAAATGAATTGCTTGAATTGGAACTTCCGAGGCATTCAAGGAAGGCAAAAAATAAATTTGTAAGGATAATGATAGATATAATGAATATAAAGGCCATTTTAAGGGGAAAATATTACGGGCTCATAGATATAGAAAAAAATATAATTCCACATGGCTGGGAGCTGGCAAAATGGCAAATAGAAAGGCTGATAAAAATAGATTCAATATCGGAAATAATCTCTCTCATGGAAGGAACTTCTTATTACCCTCCTCTGAAAGAAGCAATTGTCGATTTTGAAAGAGAAGGTGTAACCGCTTTTGAAAGAGCCCTTGATAAGCATTTAATAAATATTTCAAATTTGATAGCAAATGAAAATCCCCTTGCAATCGGTCCGGGGATAAGATTTTTAATTGAAAAAGAATATGAGGTAAGAAACCTTAAGGCAATTGTAAAAGGAATAGAAGAGAAAATGGCGGAGCTCGCCAGGCGGATGGTGATTGCTTGAAAATATTTGCAATGGCGGATGGCGGAATTGCGGAATTGCTCAGGATGGCGGGCGCAAATATTTGTAGCTGTAAAGAGTTTGATGAGGTTGTGAGAAGAAAAGATGCTGGATTGCTTATCATTTCAGAAAAATTTGTTGATGAACTAAAGGATAAAATATTAATGCATCGCCTGCAGGGTAATGCACCTTTTATTATAGAAATTTCTGGGAAGGAAAAAGTTGGGGAGGATTCAATAAAAAAGATTATTGTAAGAGCGGTTGGAGTGGAGGTATAAAATGAAAGGAAAGATAATAAGTGTTTCTGGGCCAGTGGTGAAAGCAAAGGAAATGAAAGG
Protein-coding regions in this window:
- a CDS encoding V-type ATPase subunit codes for the protein MILELFIAILGISIAISLFPSLFVLAKFSYANAKFSAIEPVFLKEREIERLLGCKNVEEFKNSIVSKDFILYGENAREIQESIDESYLKIIIMAMNDSPKSVRKFYRIWLKRAEIEKLKYAIRKKMGGEEFEVKVFDEEIKEIIEDLKKGEGEKLKNVFNVSLEMPFEEIEREIDKKIINELLELELPRHSRKAKNKFVRIMIDIMNIKAILRGKYYGLIDIEKNIIPHGWELAKWQIERLIKIDSISEIISLMEGTSYYPPLKEAIVDFEREGVTAFERALDKHLINISNLIANENPLAIGPGIRFLIEKEYEVRNLKAIVKGIEEKMAELARRMVIA